CCGGCACCACGACCATGAGGACGTCGGCCTCGCTCACGGCCTCGGCGGGGTCGTCGGTGACGCCGTGCAGCGCGGCGAAGCCCTCGACCTCGCCCGTCACGTCCAGCCCGCCGCGCTCGCGCACGGGTTCGATCCGCTCTCGGGTGCGGTTGAACAGCGTCACCTTGCAGCCCGTGAGGGCCAGGTGGGCGGCCATGGCCATGCCGCCGTGGCCCGCGCCGGCCACGCAGAAGGAGGGCATCCCCTCGGCGGCGGCGAAATCGCCCAGCGGCTCCTCGGCCGCTCGGATGCACCCGATGACCTCCTGCGGCGTGGCCGCGGCGAGCAGCCCGCTGAGGAACCCCTCGCGCTCGCACAGCCGGGCGAGGCGGCTGAGCACGCGCAGGTAGAGGCCGTGGGTCTCGGGCGGGCCGAGCAAGACGACCACGAGGTGGGCTCTGCGGCCGCGCGCCGAGCGCCACGGCACCCCCTCGGGCGACACACCCACGCCCACGAGGAACTGCTTGCAGGCCGCGGTGGCCCCGTGGGGCACGGCCACGTGGTGCGCGCCCACAGGGAAGATCGTGGGGCTCTTGCGCTCGCGGGCTGCCACGGCCTGGAGGGCCAGAGGCACGTCCACCGGCCTCTCCTGGGCGATGGCCTCGACCAGGCGGGCCACCGCCGCCTCGCCGCTCTCGGCGGCGAGGCCCGGGATCACGGCGCCGGGGAGTAGCATCCCGGTGAGTTGCATGGGCGCCTCCTCCTGGCCTCGGGGCGCTGGCCCTAGGGACGGACTCGCAGCCACGAGCACTGGGTCACAGTCTCACACACCGGCCTGCTGCGATGCGCGAGGAATTTCCTCTATCCTACCCCATCCGGGAGCGCCGGTCAAGCTTGGCTTGCAGTGGACGGCGAATTCGGGTATAAATGAGGGGCGTCGGTGCGCGTGCCCGAGTAGCTCAATCGGCAGAGCACGGCTTTCGTAAAGCTGAGGTTATCGGTTCAACTCCGATCTCGGGCTCCACACGGCCCGTCCTGGGCTCCTCAGGGCGGGCCGTTTCGTTGGGGGGCCGTTTGACCCGCCCGTGGGGCCATGATAGTGTGGCCGGGCCCCTCTCTTGGCTCATGCGAAGGCGACGGTGCGATGCGGTACAATGTCACCCAAAGCGGATACGAGGGCTGGGCGGACCCCCCGCGCCGCGTGGTGTTCCCGCGCCTCAGTCCCGTCGTCAGGTGGCTCATCCTCGCCAACGTGGCCGTGTTCCTGGTGCAGCTCTACTTCGAGTCCGCGCGCCGCGTGAGCCTGTCGCAGTTCCTGGGCGTGGTGCCGCGGGGGGTGATCGAGCGGCTCCAGGTCTGGCAGGTCGTCACCTACATGTTTCTGCACAGCACGTCTGCGAACCACGTCATCCACATCGTGGTGAACATGCTGTTTCTGTACTGGTTCGGGGTGGAGCTCGAGCGGGTGATGGGCCGCGGGCGCTTCCTGGGGCTGTACCTGGCGGGCGGCGTGGCGGGGGGCGTGGCGTATGCGGTGACGCAGTACCTCGTGCGGATGGAGAACCCGGCGATCGGCGCCTCGGCCGCGGTGATGGCCCTGCTGGTGGTCTACGCCTTTCACTTTCCGAACCGCACGGTGTATCTTTTCTACTGCATTCCGCTGGCGGTGAAGTGGTTCGTGCTGGCGGTGATCGCGATGGATGTGCTGTACAGTGCGAACGCGTACGGGGACGGGGTGGCGCACACGGCGCATCTGGGCGGCGCGCTCTACGGCCTGCTCTACTGGCGGCTGGGGCCGCGCCTGGCGCCGTGGTTGGACCGCTTCGGCGACCGGCACCGCGACCGCGAGGCCCGCCGCCGTGCGGCCGACGAACAGCGCGTGGACGATCTGCTGGTCAAGATCAGCCGCGAGGGGTTCGACAGCCTGAGCCGCCGCGAGCGCGACTTCCTCACAGAACAAAGCCGCCGCCGGCGCGAACGCGGCTATCGCTCGTAGATGACACGAGCAGGCAAGAAGAGGGGAACCTTCTTGGAAGACAGGTTCCCCCCTCACCCCCTCCAAGAACTGTCACGTGAACGCCGCCTGTGAAGGTCTTTGGCAAGGAGGGGGGAGGGGAGGAAGCCCTTTCTCCCCAGAAAGGGGTTCCTCCCCTTTGCACGATCACTTCAGCTTCTCGATCAGGGCCTTGGCCTGGTCGGCGAAGACGGTGTCGGGGTGCTTGACGACGATCTGGTCGAGCAGGTCGCGGGCCTTGTCGGGCCGGTTGTTGGCGATCCAGCTTCGGGCCAGGGTGAGCAGCTTGCGGCACTCGGCGGCCGCTGCGCCAGAGTCCGCCTCCGCCGTTGGCTTGGCCTCGTCGGCCGAGGCCATGCGGTCCAGCGCGTCGAGCTCCTCCTCCGTGAAGAAGTCGCTGGCGGGGTCGTTCGCATCGGCAGCGGCCCCGGGCTGGGGGCGGGCGGCCTCTTTCTTCGCGGCCTCCTCGAGGGCGGCCTTGGCCTCGGGCAGGGCGCGGAGCTTGGCCAGCTCGTCGTGCGCCTCTTTGGATTCCGGGAGGGGGCTGAACGTCTCGACCAGGTCGGCGAGCTTCCGGGCCGCGTCGGGGTAGGCCTTGTCGGTGAGGTCGGCCCGCGCCGATTCGAGCTGCTTCTTGGCCAGTTCCTCGATGGTCGCCAGTTCCTTCTTCGCGGTGTCCACGGCGGGCATCTTCACGCCGGCGTCTACGATGCTCTTGTAGAGCTTCGCGGCGCCGCCGTACTGCTTCTTCGCGAGCAGGGCGTTGGCGCGGTCGAGGGACTCCTGGACCTCGCGCGTCTGCTTGGGCGAGGGGGGCACGCCGTGCTTCTTGAGGAGGGTGGCCATCTCCTTGGCCAGGGCCGTGGGGTCCTGCCGGCCGTCGAGCTTCTTGAGGATCTTCTCCTCGCCGTCCACGAAGAAGATGATGGGGAACGAGAGCGCCCCCTCGCCGGGGGGGAACTTCGAGAAGAGGCCGTGCGAGACCGTGCCGTTCTTGGCGGTCATTCCCACGTAGATGTAGACGAACATGCGGTGGAAGGCGGCCAGTTGCTCCTTGTCGAAGGTCTTCTTCGAAAAGGCGCCGTCCTTGTCCTCGTCGAGGCCGAAGACGATGACCATGAGCCGGCCGGCCTTCTTGGCGGCCTCGAGGCCCTCGTTGTAGTCGTCGTACCAGCGGATGGCGGCGCGGCACGGCGCGGCCGCGGCCATCGCCACGAGAAGTCCCGCGAGCATCCAGCGCTTGGGCATGGTGTGCCGCCTCATCTGAGGGTTTCGAGGAGGGCCTGGACGTCGAGCGCGGCCGCCGAGTGGCCCGCCGCGCTGAGCGGCCGCTGGCCCCGGCCTTGTCCTTAAGTATCATAGCTCCCCGGCATGGCCCGGTCAAGGGATTTGCGAAAAAGCGGGAGGCGGTTGCGATGTCTGAAGTTGTTGAATGCAGATCACTTGCGCGCGGCTTCCGAAAACCCACCCTCCCGAAGGTTCCAATACCTTCGGGAGGGTACCAGGGAGGGCGAGTGCTGGGGGGCTTAGTCTCCCGAACGTATTGGAACATTCGGGAGGGGACTTGCGAAGACGCGCCGGGGGGCGCTGGTGTTCCTAAGCCTATATGCGGCAGCGGCTTGCGCCGGCCCCGGGAAAAACCGCGTAGGATGCCCTGTACGCGACCCGGAGCCGCCCCTTTGACCCAGGATACCTATGGCGGATCGGCGGCAGGAAGGGAGTCTGCAAGCCTCTACGTTGCAAGGACATGCAGAGTCGGCCCACCCCCTTGGCTAGCCAGCAGCCAAGGCCGCAAATCGCGTCCGGGCAAGGGCGCCCTACCGGGGCCCGGCGCCGCTGACGTCAATGGGCACGGTGCCGGGCGCGTCCGTGCGCCCCCAGGCCACATCGCGGCCGCGCTGCCGCAG
Above is a genomic segment from Planctomycetota bacterium containing:
- a CDS encoding rhomboid family intramembrane serine protease; the encoded protein is MRYNVTQSGYEGWADPPRRVVFPRLSPVVRWLILANVAVFLVQLYFESARRVSLSQFLGVVPRGVIERLQVWQVVTYMFLHSTSANHVIHIVVNMLFLYWFGVELERVMGRGRFLGLYLAGGVAGGVAYAVTQYLVRMENPAIGASAAVMALLVVYAFHFPNRTVYLFYCIPLAVKWFVLAVIAMDVLYSANAYGDGVAHTAHLGGALYGLLYWRLGPRLAPWLDRFGDRHRDREARRRAADEQRVDDLLVKISREGFDSLSRRERDFLTEQSRRRRERGYRS